Proteins encoded by one window of Salmonirosea aquatica:
- a CDS encoding SH3 domain-containing protein, protein MNQIALANNLEGYQFNDFSYFLIFYRRYGGYIPILLLTLGVYVVAVMIIKLRNGEKIQKRHKWATIFYLTALFGLLNIPNNYTTGVIRNELSFIRSFPSAAAPVVDVIRRGNKLTIIGTRDHWNRVIWEGRIVFIKQSDMWTI, encoded by the coding sequence ATGAACCAAATAGCCTTAGCCAATAATCTTGAAGGATACCAGTTCAATGATTTTAGCTATTTTCTGATATTCTACCGACGGTACGGGGGATATATTCCAATTCTGTTGCTCACTCTGGGGGTTTATGTAGTGGCAGTCATGATTATCAAACTCAGAAATGGGGAAAAAATCCAGAAACGGCATAAATGGGCAACAATTTTTTATTTGACCGCTCTATTCGGGCTCCTCAACATACCTAACAACTACACCACCGGGGTGATCAGAAACGAATTGTCATTCATCAGGTCGTTCCCGTCGGCGGCGGCTCCGGTGGTGGACGTGATACGCCGGGGCAACAAACTGACCATCATAGGTACCCGTGACCACTGGAACCGGGTAATATGGGAAGGGCGTATCGTATTCATAAAACAAAGTGATATGTGGACAATCTGA
- a CDS encoding deoxynucleoside kinase, whose translation MHIAITGNIGAGKTTLTQMLGQHYGWGVLYEAVEGNPYLNDFYKDMERWAFNLQIYFLNSRFAQVQKIRSLTYTTVIQDRTIYEDAYIFARNLYDSKILTERDYRSYLMLFDTMIQSVSAPDLMIYLQADIPKLKQQIKKRGRDFEADISEEYLQNLNTYYETFANSYEHGKLLVIDVNSMDFANNPDDFQAIVEVVDRELFYH comes from the coding sequence ATGCACATTGCCATTACCGGAAATATTGGAGCGGGGAAAACCACATTGACCCAAATGTTGGGGCAACATTACGGGTGGGGGGTACTTTATGAGGCTGTGGAAGGAAATCCATACCTGAATGACTTCTATAAGGATATGGAACGTTGGGCGTTCAACCTGCAAATCTATTTTCTCAATAGCCGGTTCGCCCAGGTACAGAAAATCCGCTCCCTCACGTATACAACCGTAATTCAGGATCGCACCATTTATGAGGATGCTTATATTTTTGCCCGAAATCTGTATGATTCCAAAATCCTCACGGAGCGCGATTACCGTAGCTACCTGATGCTTTTCGACACGATGATTCAATCCGTTTCAGCCCCGGATCTTATGATCTACCTTCAGGCTGACATTCCCAAACTCAAGCAACAGATCAAGAAACGAGGCCGAGATTTTGAAGCAGACATTTCGGAGGAATATTTACAAAATCTGAATACCTACTACGAAACCTTTGCCAATAGTTACGAGCATGGTAAGCTGTTAGTCATTGATGTCAATAGTATGGATTTTGCTAATAATCCTGATGATTTCCAGGCCATTGTGGAAGTGGTGGACAGGGAATTATTTTATCATTAA
- the trhO gene encoding oxygen-dependent tRNA uridine(34) hydroxylase TrhO, with product MKKYRVLLYYIYVRINDPETYRDEHHLFCIENNLLGRIIVSREGLNGTVSGLVEDCEAYMAYIRSDPRFAATQFKIEEHDAHAFNKLHVRVKDEIVNSDLPVDPTRRTGRHIEPSEFKEMMHDPDVVLVDMRSRYEHEVGRFKGAITFDMENLRELPEHIDEIVHLRNKKVITYCTGGIKCEKASAYLLDRGFENVYQLHGGIIRYGLEAGGENFDGKCYVFDNRVAVEVNRVNPEVISTCYVCSEPCERMVNCANPDCNRHVPICASCGQKLSGACSDECLTHPNIRPYDGTGNYSTQSNHYNPRQGFTSQRKKETSPQSPLLRTSSNSN from the coding sequence ATGAAAAAATACCGCGTCCTTTTATATTATATCTACGTCAGGATCAATGATCCTGAAACCTATCGGGATGAGCACCATCTATTTTGCATTGAAAATAATTTGCTCGGCCGTATCATAGTCTCCCGGGAGGGTCTCAATGGTACGGTATCAGGACTGGTGGAAGATTGCGAAGCTTATATGGCATACATTCGTTCCGACCCCCGGTTTGCAGCCACTCAGTTTAAAATTGAAGAACACGATGCCCATGCCTTCAATAAGCTACATGTGAGGGTCAAGGATGAAATCGTAAATTCCGACCTACCGGTCGATCCCACCCGCCGCACTGGACGGCATATCGAACCTTCTGAGTTTAAAGAAATGATGCACGATCCGGATGTGGTTCTGGTGGATATGCGCTCGCGATACGAACATGAAGTAGGTCGATTTAAGGGCGCCATAACATTTGACATGGAAAATCTACGCGAACTTCCCGAACACATCGATGAAATTGTTCATTTGAGAAACAAGAAAGTTATCACCTATTGCACGGGGGGAATCAAATGTGAAAAAGCCAGTGCGTACCTGCTAGATCGGGGATTTGAGAATGTATACCAGCTTCACGGTGGAATAATCCGCTACGGGCTGGAAGCAGGTGGAGAGAATTTCGATGGCAAATGTTATGTGTTCGACAACAGGGTGGCCGTGGAAGTAAACCGGGTGAACCCCGAGGTTATCTCCACTTGCTACGTTTGCAGTGAACCTTGTGAACGGATGGTAAACTGTGCCAATCCAGATTGCAACCGACATGTACCCATATGCGCGTCTTGTGGCCAAAAATTATCAGGAGCCTGTTCTGACGAATGCCTAACACACCCCAATATCCGACCTTATGATGGCACGGGCAATTACAGTACCCAAAGCAATCATTATAATCCCAGGCAGGGCTTCACAAGTCAGCGAAAGAAAGAAACCAGCCCACAGAGCCCACTACTTCGTACTTCATCAAATTCCAACTAA
- the surE gene encoding 5'/3'-nucleotidase SurE yields MSDQTDLQTQSKKPLILVTNDDGITSLGIRTLVELMKTLGEVVVVAPNSPQSGMGHAITIGEPLRLYSTEIFQDVDEYECSGTPADCVKLAKHYVLKDRAPDLVVSGINHGSNSSISVLYSGTMSAAIEAAIEGIPAIGFSLCDFREKAGFDHVKELVLSIVQSALKNGIPKGVALNVNLPAESEQPIRGIKICRQANAKWQEKFDYRKDPYGRGYLWMAGDFVNYDHDKEDTDEWALSQNYVSVVPCQYDLTAYQALESITHWEF; encoded by the coding sequence ATGTCTGACCAAACCGATTTACAAACCCAATCAAAAAAACCTCTTATTTTGGTCACAAACGACGATGGCATTACCTCCTTAGGTATCCGTACCCTCGTTGAACTTATGAAAACCCTCGGCGAGGTCGTTGTTGTTGCACCGAACAGTCCGCAGTCTGGTATGGGCCATGCCATCACAATTGGTGAACCGCTCCGACTCTATTCCACCGAAATTTTTCAGGATGTTGATGAATATGAGTGCTCAGGTACCCCGGCGGATTGCGTAAAACTAGCCAAACACTATGTACTTAAGGACCGTGCCCCTGACCTCGTTGTGAGCGGTATCAACCATGGTAGTAACAGTTCCATTAGTGTTTTATACTCAGGTACCATGTCAGCCGCCATCGAGGCGGCTATTGAGGGTATTCCCGCCATCGGGTTTTCACTTTGCGATTTCCGGGAAAAAGCGGGATTTGACCACGTAAAGGAGTTGGTACTTTCAATAGTCCAGTCAGCCCTGAAAAATGGCATTCCCAAGGGTGTGGCCCTCAATGTCAACCTTCCCGCGGAATCGGAGCAACCCATCCGGGGTATCAAAATCTGTCGTCAGGCCAATGCCAAATGGCAGGAAAAATTCGATTATCGGAAAGATCCCTACGGAAGGGGATACCTTTGGATGGCGGGAGATTTTGTTAACTACGACCATGACAAAGAGGATACGGACGAATGGGCTCTTTCGCAGAATTATGTGTCGGTGGTACCCTGTCAGTACGACCTGACTGCTTATCAGGCACTCGAATCCATTACACATTGGGAATTTTGA
- a CDS encoding GH3 family domain-containing protein gives MAIIGSLLKRGIRVGSLVTSRRKINAFKQQKRTLSKLLSRARYTQFGEKYNFESILSSSLFGEPREFYEKYKASVPVYDYNKIYKEWWNQLLEGEKNITWPGRVKYFALSSGTSEASSKYIPVTNAMSKAMQRASIRQILSLGKYKNLPDNLYEKGFLMLGGSTSLNKKENYFEGDLSGINASQIPFWFKPYYKPGGKIAAEKDWSLKLEEITLQAKDWDIGFVVGVPAWIQLLMEKIIAHYKLKNIHEIWPNLLVFGHGGVAFEPYKKGFERLLGKPLIYIDTYLASEGFLAYQPRPSAAGMQLVMDNGIFFEFVPFNDLNFNTEGEIKENPETLMVDEVEEGKEYALLISTCAGAWRYLIGDTIKFVDKEKAEIVITGRTKHFLSLCGEHLSVDNMNKAIDLVSHELGITVKEFTVAGISHGSLFAHHWYIGSDIAVDPVTIKRLIDEKLNEVNDDYAVERKHALKDIFITVLPNEAFYGWMESKGKMGGQHKFPRVMKKNLIGDWETYLKLNGYQ, from the coding sequence ATGGCCATTATAGGAAGTTTGCTCAAAAGAGGAATCCGGGTGGGGAGTCTGGTGACCTCACGCCGGAAAATCAATGCCTTCAAACAGCAAAAGCGAACCCTTTCCAAACTTTTGTCCCGGGCACGATACACCCAATTCGGAGAAAAATACAACTTTGAATCAATACTCAGCAGTTCTCTTTTTGGAGAACCCCGCGAATTTTACGAAAAATACAAAGCCTCTGTTCCTGTATACGACTACAATAAGATCTATAAGGAATGGTGGAATCAGTTACTGGAAGGAGAGAAAAATATTACCTGGCCAGGTCGGGTCAAATATTTCGCCCTGAGTTCGGGTACCTCTGAAGCCTCGTCTAAGTACATACCGGTCACCAACGCGATGTCAAAGGCCATGCAGCGCGCTAGTATCCGGCAAATTCTCAGCCTGGGAAAATACAAAAACTTACCTGACAATCTATACGAGAAAGGTTTTCTGATGCTGGGGGGCAGCACGAGTTTGAACAAGAAAGAGAATTATTTTGAAGGAGATTTGAGTGGAATTAACGCCAGTCAGATTCCCTTTTGGTTCAAACCCTATTATAAACCCGGTGGAAAAATTGCAGCGGAAAAGGATTGGAGTCTGAAGCTGGAAGAAATTACCCTGCAAGCCAAAGACTGGGACATCGGTTTTGTGGTGGGGGTACCTGCCTGGATCCAACTGCTGATGGAGAAAATCATCGCTCATTATAAACTTAAGAATATTCACGAAATCTGGCCGAACCTCCTGGTATTCGGGCACGGGGGGGTAGCCTTTGAACCCTACAAAAAAGGGTTTGAACGCCTGCTGGGCAAACCCCTGATTTATATCGACACCTACCTGGCATCCGAAGGCTTTCTGGCTTATCAGCCCCGGCCCAGTGCAGCGGGTATGCAACTGGTAATGGACAACGGCATTTTTTTTGAGTTTGTCCCTTTTAATGATTTGAATTTCAACACGGAGGGCGAAATAAAGGAGAATCCCGAAACCTTGATGGTGGATGAAGTGGAAGAAGGAAAGGAATACGCATTGCTGATTTCGACCTGCGCGGGAGCCTGGCGCTATCTGATTGGTGACACGATCAAATTTGTGGATAAGGAAAAGGCAGAAATTGTAATCACCGGGCGTACGAAACACTTCCTTAGTCTATGCGGCGAGCATCTTTCAGTGGACAACATGAATAAAGCCATTGATCTGGTATCGCATGAATTGGGTATTACCGTGAAAGAATTTACCGTGGCGGGTATCTCGCACGGCTCCCTCTTCGCTCATCATTGGTACATCGGTAGCGACATTGCGGTAGATCCGGTAACGATCAAGAGGTTGATCGATGAAAAACTCAATGAAGTCAATGACGACTATGCTGTAGAACGGAAGCACGCCCTGAAAGACATTTTTATCACGGTATTGCCCAATGAAGCCTTTTATGGCTGGATGGAGTCAAAAGGCAAAATGGGAGGCCAGCATAAATTTCCGCGCGTGATGAAGAAAAATCTGATCGGCGATTGGGAAACCTACCTGAAATTGAACGGGTATCAATAA
- a CDS encoding LysE family translocator produces the protein MVLALFYGLITGVLLCLTFGTVFFSLVQNSVDNGYRSGIKIAFGVVVCDAIFVFFAIFGTALLPHIENFEKWMAGAGVIFLLILGINNLVQNQPKIVYPKSKFGDFLFYFTTGFLLNGLNPVNFISWVTIATYVRSTLHYDINQISLFFLASLLAVFLTESGIALSAHRLKRIFTPRTVKVFNQVTGVVFVLIAGQIAYFNFLK, from the coding sequence ATGGTGCTTGCTCTTTTTTACGGACTTATTACCGGAGTACTGCTCTGCCTGACATTTGGTACTGTATTCTTTTCTCTGGTTCAGAATAGTGTCGATAATGGTTATAGAAGTGGGATTAAAATTGCCTTCGGGGTAGTGGTTTGCGATGCTATCTTTGTGTTTTTTGCCATCTTTGGTACCGCCCTACTTCCACATATCGAAAATTTTGAGAAATGGATGGCCGGAGCCGGTGTGATTTTCCTGCTGATACTCGGGATCAATAATCTGGTGCAAAACCAGCCCAAAATTGTTTACCCCAAATCGAAGTTTGGTGACTTTCTGTTTTATTTCACTACTGGATTCCTCCTGAATGGACTAAACCCCGTAAATTTTATCAGCTGGGTCACGATTGCAACCTATGTTCGTTCTACCCTACATTATGATATCAACCAGATCAGTCTGTTTTTTCTTGCCAGTTTGTTAGCTGTATTCCTCACCGAGTCGGGCATTGCACTCTCTGCCCATCGGCTGAAACGTATTTTCACTCCCCGAACCGTTAAGGTATTCAACCAGGTAACCGGGGTTGTATTCGTACTGATCGCAGGTCAAATCGCTTATTTCAATTTCTTGAAGTAG
- a CDS encoding NUDIX domain-containing protein: MTTENNWETLTDVVVYDNPWLKLHHRDVINPAGKPGIYGLVSFKNKAIGIVPLDAENNVYLVGQFRYTLNEYSWEIPEGGGPLDEEPLEAARRELKEETGLVAESWQQFARIHTSNSATDEEGFLYLAEGLTQFEQEPEDTEELQVRKVPLAEAVEMVMRSEITDALSVCGIMMVARLKGI, from the coding sequence ATGACTACCGAAAATAATTGGGAGACGCTGACCGATGTGGTCGTTTATGACAATCCCTGGCTGAAACTCCATCACCGCGATGTTATCAATCCGGCCGGGAAACCGGGTATCTACGGTCTGGTGAGTTTCAAAAACAAGGCCATTGGAATTGTACCCCTCGATGCCGAAAATAATGTATATCTGGTGGGACAGTTCAGGTACACTCTCAACGAATACTCGTGGGAAATACCGGAAGGGGGCGGCCCGCTGGATGAAGAACCGCTGGAAGCAGCCCGTCGCGAACTAAAGGAAGAAACGGGGCTTGTGGCCGAATCCTGGCAGCAGTTTGCCCGGATACATACGTCTAATTCCGCGACTGACGAGGAGGGCTTTCTCTACCTGGCCGAAGGGTTGACTCAATTCGAGCAGGAACCAGAAGACACCGAGGAGCTGCAAGTCAGGAAGGTACCCCTGGCCGAGGCCGTAGAAATGGTGATGCGGTCGGAGATCACAGATGCTCTCTCCGTGTGTGGAATTATGATGGTAGCGCGTTTGAAAGGAATCTGA
- a CDS encoding cation diffusion facilitator family transporter, producing MQINHNKRKIRLILLSFVMSLLLSGLKFLAYYLTDSNAILSDALESIINVFASGFALYSIRLSALPKDSNHPYGHGKVEFFSAGFEGALIIIASVVIAYGALTRLLNPQPLANLTLGSGLIFVTVILNSAVGLLLVREGKKYNSLALTADGKHLLSDSVSSILLLISVLLVLWTGLEWIDSVASLVFGLLIAYNGYQLTRKSVAGLMDESDPLLMQQVVEAIRAHKKNYWIDVHNLRVQQYGSDLHIDCHLTLPYFWELQKSHDTIREFEDVLKENHPGETEIFVHSDPCLPQCCYFCRLKGCHVRSHAFQHDIDWDVVNLAKNQKLFTEAQLKIKQDHD from the coding sequence ATGCAAATAAACCACAATAAGCGTAAAATTCGGCTCATCCTGCTGTCTTTCGTGATGAGCCTGCTGCTCTCGGGGCTGAAATTCCTGGCTTATTACCTCACTGATTCAAACGCGATTCTGAGCGATGCCCTGGAATCCATAATCAATGTATTTGCCAGTGGATTCGCCTTGTACAGCATCCGACTTTCAGCTCTACCCAAGGACTCCAACCACCCCTATGGCCATGGCAAAGTCGAATTCTTTTCCGCTGGTTTTGAAGGAGCCCTCATCATCATCGCCTCGGTGGTCATCGCTTACGGAGCCTTAACTCGACTCCTCAATCCCCAGCCGCTTGCCAATCTGACCCTGGGTTCAGGACTTATATTCGTTACGGTAATCCTCAATTCCGCGGTTGGATTGCTGCTGGTGCGCGAAGGCAAAAAGTATAATTCTCTGGCTCTCACCGCCGATGGCAAGCACTTGCTCTCAGATAGTGTAAGTAGCATCCTGCTCTTAATCAGTGTATTACTGGTACTTTGGACGGGTCTGGAATGGATCGACAGTGTGGCTTCGCTGGTATTCGGATTGCTCATAGCCTACAATGGCTATCAACTTACCCGGAAATCGGTGGCCGGTCTGATGGATGAGAGTGACCCGCTTTTGATGCAGCAGGTCGTTGAAGCGATTCGGGCCCACAAAAAAAATTATTGGATCGATGTGCACAATCTACGGGTGCAGCAATACGGCTCCGACTTACACATCGATTGCCATTTGACCCTACCCTACTTTTGGGAACTCCAGAAATCCCACGACACGATCCGGGAGTTCGAGGATGTGTTGAAAGAAAATCATCCCGGCGAAACAGAAATATTTGTTCACTCGGACCCCTGTTTACCCCAATGTTGCTATTTCTGTCGTTTAAAGGGATGCCACGTACGCAGCCACGCCTTTCAGCACGACATCGACTGGGATGTCGTCAACCTGGCCAAGAATCAGAAGCTCTTTACCGAAGCCCAGTTGAAAATTAAACAGGATCATGATTAG